A genomic stretch from Puntigrus tetrazona isolate hp1 chromosome 6, ASM1883169v1, whole genome shotgun sequence includes:
- the pttg1ipa gene encoding PTTG1 interacting protein a, whose product MHFVPLVLIVFGLSSTLAQNTSAPNTQQQQQQQTTQSSTTTTQTTTSKAPTTTPRPSCESKNGTSCEECLAYVDCLWCIPTKTCVTYPAKTILPPHSLCPLSDARWGLCTLNFQILIITLSVVGAMLIIGFLVCIFCCCKCENIGSARFENRMNRQSDKRKTKQEQRKTELKIRHDEIRQKYGLSRASPYARFDNPS is encoded by the exons atgcattttgtaccTCTCGTCCTGATTGTCTTCGGTTTGAGCTCAACGCTGGCACAGAATACATCAGCTCCAaatacacaacaacaacaacaacaacaaacaacacagTCTTCAACTACGACAACACAAACTACTACAAGCAAAGCGCCGACTACAACACCACGTCCAA GTTGTGAGAGCAAGAATGGTACAAGCTGCGAGGAATGCTTGGCATATGTGGAT tGTCTGTGGTGCATTCCAACTAAAACATGTGTAACATACCCAGCCAAAACCATCCTGCCCCCCCATTCCCTCTGCCCACTGAGTGATGCTCGATGGGGCCTTTGCACAC tAAACTTCCAGATTTTGATCATTACATTGTCAGTGGTTGGAGCGATGCTCATCATTGGTTTTTTGGTGTGTATATTCTGCTGCTGCAAGTGTGAGAACATTGG ATCTGCACGATTTGAAAACAGGATGAACCGGCAATCagacaagagaaaaacaaaacaagagcagag aaaaactGAGTTGAAAATTAGACATGATGAGATCCGACAAAAATATG GTCTCAGCAGGGCAAGTCCTTATGCCAGATTTGACAATCCCAGCTAA
- the sumo3a gene encoding small ubiquitin-related modifier 3-like: MSEDKPKEGVKTENDHINLKVAGQDGSVVQFKIKRHTPLSKLMKAYCERQGLSIRQIRFRFDGQPINETDTPAQLEMEDEDTIDVFQQQTGGSC; encoded by the exons ATGTCCGAAGACAAGCCTAAG GAGGGAGTGAAAACAGAGAACGACCACATCAATCTGAAAGTGGCGGGACAGGATGGCTCGGTGGTCCAGTTCAAAATTAAAAGGCACACGCCACTCAGCAAATTAATGAAAGCATACTGTGAGAGACAG gGCTTGTCGATAAGACAGATTAGATTTAGATTTGACGGGCAACCAATTAACGAGACGGACACACCGGCGCAG CTGGAGATGGAGGACGAGGACACAATTGATGTATTTCAGCAACAAACCGGCGGCTCCTGCTAA